In Streptomyces ambofaciens ATCC 23877, a single genomic region encodes these proteins:
- a CDS encoding GNAT family N-acetyltransferase, with product MTEIRTPRLVLRRWLDDDLVPLSEIHADPVVMRHIEDGRPRSAEQTAEDIEGWEEEWDEEGFGMFAVELLGSGELAGAVGLSVAEAPAEVAGQVAITWWLGRAFWGQGYASEAAHAALEFALQDRGLDRVVAVLRTGDSASAAVVDKLGMEAEGVASHPVHGHELTIFGLDLTQYRF from the coding sequence ATGACCGAGATCCGCACCCCTCGCCTTGTCCTCCGCCGTTGGCTGGACGACGACCTCGTCCCGTTGTCCGAGATCCATGCCGACCCGGTGGTGATGCGGCACATCGAGGACGGCAGGCCGCGCTCGGCGGAGCAGACCGCCGAGGACATCGAGGGCTGGGAGGAGGAGTGGGACGAGGAGGGGTTCGGGATGTTCGCGGTCGAGCTCCTGGGTTCCGGCGAACTGGCGGGTGCCGTCGGCCTGTCCGTCGCCGAGGCGCCCGCCGAGGTGGCCGGCCAGGTCGCGATCACCTGGTGGCTGGGACGGGCGTTCTGGGGACAGGGATACGCCTCCGAAGCGGCCCACGCCGCACTGGAGTTCGCCTTGCAGGACCGCGGTCTCGACCGGGTGGTCGCCGTGCTGAGGACGGGTGACAGCGCGTCCGCGGCTGTGGTCGACAAGCTCGGCATGGAGGCGGAAGGCGTCGCATCGCACCCGGTCCACGGCCACGAGCTGACGATCTTCGGTCTTGACCTGACGCAGTATCGGTTCTGA